The following is a genomic window from Paenibacillus sp. FSL R5-0766.
CATTACCGGGAATCCATCTCACTTGATTTGCTTGCCCAGTCCTTGAGTTACAGTCCGCAATATGTATCACGCAAATTCAAGGAACAGACGGGATGTACACCTACAGAATATGTGATTCGGTTACGAATGGGTGAGGCAAGGAGTCTGCTTGCGTCCACAGAAGCTTCATTACAGGAGGTTGCTGCGTATGTGGGTTATATGGACCCGTTTTATTTCAATCGCATATTCAAAAAAGAGACTGGTATAACACCGGGGCAATATCGGTTGAAGCAGCGGGAAAACTCGAAATCAGTTTCAAAAAGTACATTAAATGCAACAAATGAATCCATTGTAACAGGAGGGGATGAACGTTATCCTTTAATTGATGATGATAATCATTATCAATATAAGGGAGATGAGGAAATCAACATGTTTAACCATTTTAAATCAGCGATTATGTCGCTTGCGCTTGTACTCACATTAAGTGCTTGTGGAACAGCCCAGCAGGGGGCAGAAACATCCGAAGTTGCTGCTGAACCCGAACAACCGGCAGTCGTGGAAACCCAAATGGTAAATACGACCTTTGGTGAGGTAGAGATTCCTGCACATCCCGAGCGAGTTGCTGCCATAGATTATCTGGGAACGGTGCTTGCTCTTGGTGTCAAACCGATTGGTGGAGGCCAATTTCTGATGAACAGTCCTTATCTGGAAGGTCACATGGATGGTCTTGAAACGATAGGGGATTCCGTTGAACAATTGATGGAGCTGGAACCTGATCTCATTATTACATTGAATCCGGACAAGGCCGCTTATGAGAAATACAGCAAGATTGCTCCAACCGTTTCGATCGCATCCATCACATTTCAGACACTGAAGGATGAAGTGAACTATTTCGGTAAAGTCCTTGGCAAAGAAGCGGAAGCAGAGAAGTGGCTGTCTGATTTTGATGAGGAGGTTGCCAAAATCAAACAGGAGGTGCAGAGCGTTGTTCCAGCTGATGCTACATTCTCCGTTATGCAGGAATATGATCGCCAAGTGTTCATTTTTGGCAATCAGTCGGGCCGAGGAGGACGTAACATCTATGAATTGCTTGGATTGCAAGCACCAAAGAACATTCCATCCGAGTTGATGCAGGGCGCTTATCATGAATTCTCCATAGAACTGCTCTCCAAATACGCTGGAGATTACATTGTGCTGACCAGCAACTCTCAACTGAAAGAGCTTCAGGCAGATCCGATCTGGGGTTCATTGCCTGCAATCAAAAATGGAAAAGTGTACATATGGACGGAAGAGCAATCCTGGTTCCGTGATCCGATCGCCTTGTTGAAACAGACACAGGATCTGGCTGAATGGATTATTGGACTTAATACACCGTCTAAGTAAGGAACTTCAGAAAAACCGTGCCGCCCAGTTTGCTGAGCAGCACGGTTTTCATATTTTTATGTAGGACTGAACAGTAGAGGGGATTAACTGCCTGTAGGGAGATGAAATAACAGTGTGATTACCGTATAAGAGTTTATTCGCTCTTTGGTTCGTTCTGAATTTCTTGCAGATCCTTCAGCTGGAGTGTAAGGTCATTCTCGGGGTTGGCGCTCACAATGACTTCTGACTTTGTTTGTTGCTGACCTGGCTGGTTCGACTTGGCGGCAGATTTGATCACGTAGAGACTTTGAACGGAGTTGAGCAGGCTGGCTGGGGTGTCTTCATACGTTTCCAGGAAGAGTACATAGTCTTTGGTAGGAATCAGCTTGAGGTTGTCATCATTAATAATCTCGGTGTTGCCTAGTTGTCCGCCAAGTTGCTTCACTTCAAGTTTTTCCCCGGCAGTGTAACTGCCCTTATAGGATTCAGCGATCTGAATCGTGTGGATCGTATAGATTTTGTCAAAAGAAGATGGCTCTCCGCCCGGATCGGACGCGGGGTTTAACTCGTTCTCATTGGCAGCATCAGTAACTTGTACAATATCGTTTAAAGCTTCCACACGAGTCTCAACAACACTGCCTTTCACAATGGTATTTGCTCTCTCGGACAGGTCGCCAATGCTGGCATAACTCGGGTAATCTTCAGAAGCAATAATGGTCATGGGTGCATCGGATGGGGACGCGGTAGGTGTGACAGAAGAACATCCAACAGCAGATAAAATGAAAATGGAAGAAAGAAGCAGCGTTAATACTCGATTTTTGTTCATGGATAGGAATCCTCCTTGGATTTTGGGATAAGTTCGTAGCAGATTAGTACTTGGATCTTACGTTATTGATATCAAAAGTTTGGGGTTGGGTCATGGAATTGCGGTTGCGGGAGTAAGACATAATGGAAGGACTGCTTGTTGTTGGGTTGTCACCGAGCCATATGGAGTGCCCGAGTTCGTGGACAAATACGCTTTGAATGAAGTTGGATAAGTTGGTTGCGTCAGGGGTGATCGTGGATGCATTGAGTTCGATGCGGAAGCTTACGACTTGACTGCCGGATACAGAGGCGTAGTTGACACCATATGCTGTATTATTGAAGTTTCCTGCGGTGATGGTGTTTGGGGAGTTACTTGTTTTGGTGAATTTAACTTTGGCACCTGCATTGTTCCAGTTGGTAAGGGAAGCGTCCATGGGAGTCTGCCATGCGGAGGCGTAATTATACGTACGAATGGGAATGGTGGTGCTGGGATAACCGTAGGTCAGAAAGGTTGCCGCATAGATGGTACTGCCAAACATCGCAATCGCTGAGAGCAACATGATGCTCATCAAAAACTTCCTTTTCATACTTAAAACCTCCAATAAATGTATTTAATTCTCTATTATAGTAACAAGTAATATTGGAGTTGAAATGAGTCCGAGGTCGTTGTTTTTGTTGTGAAAAACATGAAATATATCTTGATCAGACCCTAATGGTGTCAAAATAAGTCATTTTCTGTTCGATATGCATGCATAATTTCCCTAAAATTACAAACAATACGTTCAACTTCTCATAGGGAAAGGTAGTGCTTGAACATGTGCAACCGATTTTCATTGGCAGCCGATTTGGACGATGTCAGAGATCATTTCAAGATTCAGCGAGTGATGTATTATTACAAAAACCGATACAATATCAGCCCAACCCAGCATACGCCGATTATTTTGCATCAGGATGGTGAGCGTGTACTGGATGAGTTCCGGTGGGGGTTCATTCCATTCTGGGGTCGTGATGCAGTTAACGCAAATCTTATGACGGTACATGAGAATCCTTCCTATTACAAACTGGTAGAGACCAAGCGCTGCGTCATTCCCTGCAATGGATTATATTACTGGCGGCAAGAGGGCAAAAAAAGTTATGCAGTTCGTGTTGTCATGCCAGATCGCGGTCTGTTCGGCATTGCCGGGTTATACGAGGTGTGGAGAGATACACGGAAAGAGCCGCTTCGTACCTGCACGATGCTTATGACAGGCGCAAACATGGTTACACGCGAATTTGGCAGTAAAATGCCAGCCATTCTCTCCGAAGAAGAGATCAACACCTGGCTTGACCCTGCCAATACACGGGTGACTCAGTTGTTACCGCTATTGAAATCGTATAACAGTACAGAGATGAATCTGTATCCTGTCACCCCAATGGTCGCCAACGATGAACACGATTGTTACGAATGCGTAGAAGAGATGGATCAGAAGCTGGCTTACGTTCGGAGTTTCTGAATATCCTTTGCATGATGTGAAGCAGATGAAGAGGGCTGAGAGTCTGGAGACACTCTGCCCTTTTTTTTTCTTTCAGAAAATGAAAAGTTGCAATTGCAATGAAACGTAACTATAATCATTACAGTAAGTGAACGCACATATTCATATATCTATTAAAAGAGATATTTATAATCAGGAGGGAACCACGAATGAATCCAAAGTTTAACCAGATGTTTGAACAAGTTTCACTGCCGACTGGTATTACACTGAAAAACCGTATCGTGCTCGCTCCCATGACTCATATGTCCTCGAATGCTGATGGTACGATATCCGACGCTGAACTTGCTTATTATGCACGTCGCACCGGTGGTGCTGGCATGTCAATTACGGCTGTAGGGCATGTAACAGAGCATGGCATTGGTTTCCCGGCTCAGTTTGGCGTTTATGATGATCGCTTCATTCCTGGTCTGAAGAAACTGGCTGACACCATGAAACAACAGGGCTCCGTAGCCGTATTGCAAATTTTCCATGCGGGCCGTCTTACGCCTGAACAAGCTGTACCTGCGGGTCAAGTAGTTGCTCCTAGTGCGGTTGCAAGTGAGCGTCCGGGATCTCCTGAACCAAGAGAGTTGACGGATGCCGAGATTACTTCGATTATCAAAGACTTTGGTGAAGCGACACGTCGTGCCATTGAAGCCGGATTTGATGGTGTTGAGATTCACGGTGCTAATGGTTATATGATCCAGCAATTCTTCTCCCCGCATTCCAACCGGCGTGAAGATCGTTGGGGCGGAAGTGTAGAGAAACGTCTGACATTCCCACTTGCTGTAGTGGATGAGATTCAGAAAGTGGTTGCCGAACATACCAAACTGCCGTTCATCATTGGTTACCGTTTCTCTCCGGAAGAACCGGAAACACCGGGACTCACAATGGAAGATACGTATGCACTGGTGGATGCGCTGAAAGATAAAAACCTGGATTACCTGCACGTTTCCCTAAACGAATTCTGGTCCAAACCAAGACGTGGCGAAGCAGATACGCGTTCGAGAATGGAATTCATTCTGGATCGTGTGAACGGTAAACTGCCTGTTATTGGCGTAGGTTCAATTCATACGGCTGATCAGGCCGCTGAGGCGCTTCAAACGGGAGTACCTCTGCTTGCCATTGGACGTGAGCTGATTATTGAACCGGATTGGGTTGAGAAAATCGAGAGTGGACGGGAAGAAGATATTGAGACGATTCTGATCAAATCGGATCAGGAACGTCTGGTTATCCCTGACGGGTTGTGGAATGCAATCATCCACACACCGGGCTGGTTCCCTATGGCAGAAGATAAATAAGATACACTTCAGAACTGGAATGGAGGGGGCGAAAGCTCCCTCTTTTTGCACATGGTCCAAATTCTCCTTGTCATCGCTCTGTGGTATGATGGATGAACAGGATTAACTGGATAATCAACGGTTTGGAGTGAAGGAATATGCTCGTAGCTGAACGGTATGAGAAAATAGTGGAATGGGTGGATACGCAAGGCAGTATGCGTGTGACCGAACTTAGTGAGCGCTGCGGGGTGACGGAAGAGACGATTCGTCGTGATCTGGACAAGCTCGAACAGGCGGGCAGGCTCAGACGGTCCCATGGCGGGGCGGTCAGCGTAAAATACAAGGATGAGTTACAGTCGGAGATTCCATATCCGGAACGGGCTGTAGCCCATGCAGAAGAGAAGCGCAGAATTGCAAGCGAAGCAGTGAAAATGGTGGAATCCGGCGACCGGATCGCCTTGGATGCAAGTACAACGGCGTGGTATATGGCGGCAGGATTGCCGAACATACCACTGACGGTATTAACCAACTCGATTAAGGTCGCCGCTGAGCTGAGTAACAAGGAACAGATTCGTGTGATTGCCACAGGTGGGCAGCTGGCTTCGAAGTCACTGTCTTTTGTAGGACCGCTGGCAGAACGTTCGCTGGATGCTTATCATGTGGATAAAGTATTCCTGTCTTGCAAAGGAGTGCATCTGACCAAAGGCATCAGTGAATCCAATGAATTACAGGCTTTGGTGAAGCAAAAAATGATCCATATTGCGGATGAGGTCATTTTACTTGCAGATTCCAGCAAATTTAACATACAGGCGTTTACCAGAGTTGCTGAGATGAGCAGTGTGGGCAAAGTGATTACAGATCAGGGTGTAGATGAAGAGCACGTTAGCGCATTGATCGAGCAGAATATTACGTGTATACGTGTGTAAACAAGAAAGGAATGAATGACATGAAACATCCTTTTCATCTGAAAGCGGTATGGAATGGTGGGCGTAACAGTGAGGGAACAATCGATGCAGGTGGATTAAAAACGGTCATATCGATTCCGCAGGAGATGGGCGGACCCGGTACGGGAACTAACCCGGACGAGATGCTGCTGGGTGCAGCCTCCACCTGTTACCTGATCACACTGGCAGCGATGCTGGAGCGTTCGGATATTACGCCGGATGAATTGACACTTGAATCGGAAGCAACGGTAGATGTTACGAATAACGTATTTACGTACGAACGGATCGTACATAGACCCCGGATTGTACTCAGCCAAGATGCTTCAGAAGCGGATCTGACCAAGGCTGAGCGCTTGGCGCATAAGGCTGAATCCTCCTGTATGATCTCCCGAGCGGTGGCAGGTAATGTCCAGATGGAGACACAGCCGGTCATTGTTACTACAGGAGCTAACGCAGTGTGATATACTGAAGAATAGACGATTCAAGTTGTCATTTGTGTAAAATAAGGAGTAATTCGGTATGAACACACAGAAGCGCAAGACTAACCGCTGGGCACGTTTAACACGTGTTATGAAGCTGAATTTTCTCAAATTGTTACGTGCTCCCGGAGGTGCCCATAAAGTATCTACCGGATTTGCCATAGGGTTTGGACTGGAACTGATCGTGATCTCGACCGCTTCCCTGATCTATCTTGTATTTTATCCGATTGTGCGACTGTCTGGGGGTTCGGTGCCAGCAGCGATTGTTGGCAATGTGATCGGGAAACTTACGTTTTTACCTATTATTCTGATGCCACTCGCCAAACAAATTGGCTCATGGATATTGCCTGCTCACAGCATGGGACAGGGACTGGTACATGAGAGTGCATTCATGGAGCTGTTTCGCGGGAACTGGTCGGCCGTGAGTGAATTGTTGCTTGGTGGACTGGATATTCTGGCAGGTATGTCCGTGTTTGGTGTCATTCTGGGTGTGATTTCGTACTTTGTCGTGAAATTCTTCTACGTCAGAGCGCTCAACCGGCGTTATGAACGCCGGCTGGAGAAACGCCGACAAGCGGACATCGCTTCGGTATCACCTCCGGTATTAATCAGGAAGCCATCACAATCATAATGGGCAGCATCAACATGGATGCAGCGGTGGTCCACAGAATACAGCGGGATACAAACTGCGGAGAAGCATTGAACTGTTCAGCCAAAATAACGGCGTTCACTGCGGTTGGCATCGATGCGAGGATCAGCAGCACACTGAACAACGTACCTTCGACCTGAAGAGCGGTCAGTATCAGGCAGGACAGGATCGGCGCAGCTGCGAGACGGACCACAAGCCCGGTCCAGAAAGCTCGGCGTACATTGGGTAGCCAAGGCACCGTTGCACCTTTTGGTCTGAGCATCTGGGCTCCCAGAATGGCGAGTACGACAGGAGAGTAGCCCGCAGCCAGCATAGAGATCCCTCCATCCAGTGCTTCAGGCAGGCTCAGATTGGATGCACGCAGCGCAATGGCGATGCCGGCAGCATAGATGGATGGCATGCGGAAAACGGACAGGATCGCATCTTTTACCGTGAATTCGGATCTCGCAGCAAAAAAGATACCTACCGTATTAACAATAATCATCTGTCCAATGACGTAGACGGAAGCCTTGTCGAGCCCAAGCTGACCAAAGGCAAGCAGCACAAGCGGGAGCCCGTAATTCACGCAGTTTGTAAACGTGGAGACGAGGGTGAGACCCGCTTTTTCGCTTGCACCCAGACGGAAAATCCGGCTTAACAGCTCGGCGAGGGCCCACAGGGCAATCAGATTAATAATAGAGAACCAGAACGTGCTGGTGACGTCCGTCCAGGTAATCTCTGCATGCAGCAATGTATTGAAGATGAGCGCAGGGCTCAAAATATAAAGGGAAAAGGTCGAGAGCGACCGGGTATCCCAATTTTTGAAGCGTTTTAACAGAATACCTCCAATCACGGGAAGTGAGATCGGCAGGAAGACATGGTATAACGTGAGTAAAAATGAGTGAAGCAATGCAATTCAGTCCCTTCTGGATGAAAAACCAATCTTATCATAGCAGAAGATGCATCTCATATGAATGGATTTCAGTATGATGATGTGTAGTAATCGCCTTGTTTAACTAAGGATTTCCCTGATGGGCAGCGACAGCCGATTGCTATTTTGATATGGCAGATTTATTATAGAAGAGGTGCAACAAGATTACATACACATAGAGGAGGAAACTGTAATGAGTGAATCAAAACGCTTGCTCGTACTGGCCGGCTCTTACGCCGAAGCGGAAAATGAGGGCATTTATGCATATGAATTGAATGAGGATACAGGCAGCTTGTCCAAGCTTGATGGCATCGCGGGCGTGAAAAACCCAACGTTTGTCAACGTGGATGCTGAAGGAAACAAACTGTATGCGATTGGTGAAACAGCGTCAGCTGAAGGCAACAAAATGTCTGAAGCGGTAGCTCTGAGCATTGATCCTTCTACAGGAAAATTAACGTTGATGAACCGGAATAACTCCATTTCAGCTCCGCCATGTCACATCCAGCGTGACCCTTCCGGCAAATACTTGATCCTCTCCAGCTACCACGGTGGTCTGGTAGGTCTGCAAGCCTTGACGGATAACGGTGAAGTTGGAGCGCTTCTGGACGAGAAGAAACATGAAGGACAAGGTGCGCATCCGGAGCGTCAGGACAAGCCACATGTTCACTCCGCATTCTTCAGCCCGGATGGTAAATACATGATGGTACAGGATCTGGGCGCAGATAACATCGCGATCTATTCCATCGATGCAGACAAAAATGAACTTGTGCTGCACAGTGAAACCAAAACACATCCGGGAGCAGGCCCACGTCACTTGGCGTTCCACCCGAATGGTCAATTCGCGTATGTGATCAACGAAGTGGATTCTTCCATTACTTCGTTCCAATATGATGCAGCAGCGGGCACATTGACAGAGGTTTCCACTGTGTCCACACTGCCTGATGGATATGATGGCAAAGAGAATACAACAGCGGAAATCACTGTTTCCAATGATGGACGTTATGTATATGGATCTAACCGTGGACATGACAGCATCGTTGTATTTGCAGTAGATGCAGACAAAGGTCACCTGACACTGGTTGAGCATGTATCTGCTGAAGGTGAGCATCCGCGTCACTTTGCTCTGACACCTAACGGCAAATTGCTGATCGCCGCTAACCGCGATACGAACAACCTCGTGACATTCACGGTGGATCAGGAGAGCGGACGTCTGAAATACACAGGTCACAGCACAGGTGTATCCAAGCCTGTATGCGTGAAACCTGTATATCTGTAAAATGATAAATTTCTAAACCAGCCCTGACTGGATTGAAAATGATAAAGATAAAGACCCTGCCATTTGGCGGGGTCTTTTATATTGCATATCTAATTGGATGATTAGGCTGCTGCTCTGCTGTAAGCGGGTGATTGGAATAGAGGATTAATAAATTCTATATTGGATTCACATAACAACGAATAATTATCAATAGTATCCCCCAAGTAACTACCCCACTTCAAAGTGCGTACTTCCTGAATGGATAGTCAGGGTCTACAATGAGTGAGTAGCCAAAACAAACACTGCATGCATCTGAACAGACAAATTGGTGCAGGCTAAATATCTGATTATTATTTTTACAGGAACGAATCATACTTGAACAACAAAGGAGAAATAAATGATGAAATTGCAATTGGCGCTTGACTTGGTGAATATCCCTGAAGGTATCGCATTGGTTAAAGAGGTTGAACAATATATTGATATCGTTGAGATTGGTACTCCAATCGTTATTAATGAAGGTTTGCACGCGGTTAAAGCAATGAAAGAAGCATTCCCTAATCTGCAAGTTCTTGCAGACCTTAAAATCATGGATGCTGGTGGTTATGAAATCATGAAAGCAGCTGAAGCTGGTGCGGATCTAATCACTGTGCTTGGGGCAACCAATGACAGTACGATCAAAGGTGCAGTAGCAGAAGCGAAGAAA
Proteins encoded in this region:
- a CDS encoding SOS response-associated peptidase, whose product is MCNRFSLAADLDDVRDHFKIQRVMYYYKNRYNISPTQHTPIILHQDGERVLDEFRWGFIPFWGRDAVNANLMTVHENPSYYKLVETKRCVIPCNGLYYWRQEGKKSYAVRVVMPDRGLFGIAGLYEVWRDTRKEPLRTCTMLMTGANMVTREFGSKMPAILSEEEINTWLDPANTRVTQLLPLLKSYNSTEMNLYPVTPMVANDEHDCYECVEEMDQKLAYVRSF
- a CDS encoding AEC family transporter, whose product is MLHSFLLTLYHVFLPISLPVIGGILLKRFKNWDTRSLSTFSLYILSPALIFNTLLHAEITWTDVTSTFWFSIINLIALWALAELLSRIFRLGASEKAGLTLVSTFTNCVNYGLPLVLLAFGQLGLDKASVYVIGQMIIVNTVGIFFAARSEFTVKDAILSVFRMPSIYAAGIAIALRASNLSLPEALDGGISMLAAGYSPVVLAILGAQMLRPKGATVPWLPNVRRAFWTGLVVRLAAAPILSCLILTALQVEGTLFSVLLILASMPTAVNAVILAEQFNASPQFVSRCILWTTAASMLMLPIMIVMAS
- a CDS encoding NADH-dependent flavin oxidoreductase → MNPKFNQMFEQVSLPTGITLKNRIVLAPMTHMSSNADGTISDAELAYYARRTGGAGMSITAVGHVTEHGIGFPAQFGVYDDRFIPGLKKLADTMKQQGSVAVLQIFHAGRLTPEQAVPAGQVVAPSAVASERPGSPEPRELTDAEITSIIKDFGEATRRAIEAGFDGVEIHGANGYMIQQFFSPHSNRREDRWGGSVEKRLTFPLAVVDEIQKVVAEHTKLPFIIGYRFSPEEPETPGLTMEDTYALVDALKDKNLDYLHVSLNEFWSKPRRGEADTRSRMEFILDRVNGKLPVIGVGSIHTADQAAEALQTGVPLLAIGRELIIEPDWVEKIESGREEDIETILIKSDQERLVIPDGLWNAIIHTPGWFPMAEDK
- a CDS encoding OsmC family protein, whose translation is MKHPFHLKAVWNGGRNSEGTIDAGGLKTVISIPQEMGGPGTGTNPDEMLLGAASTCYLITLAAMLERSDITPDELTLESEATVDVTNNVFTYERIVHRPRIVLSQDASEADLTKAERLAHKAESSCMISRAVAGNVQMETQPVIVTTGANAV
- a CDS encoding lactonase family protein, with translation MSESKRLLVLAGSYAEAENEGIYAYELNEDTGSLSKLDGIAGVKNPTFVNVDAEGNKLYAIGETASAEGNKMSEAVALSIDPSTGKLTLMNRNNSISAPPCHIQRDPSGKYLILSSYHGGLVGLQALTDNGEVGALLDEKKHEGQGAHPERQDKPHVHSAFFSPDGKYMMVQDLGADNIAIYSIDADKNELVLHSETKTHPGAGPRHLAFHPNGQFAYVINEVDSSITSFQYDAAAGTLTEVSTVSTLPDGYDGKENTTAEITVSNDGRYVYGSNRGHDSIVVFAVDADKGHLTLVEHVSAEGEHPRHFALTPNGKLLIAANRDTNNLVTFTVDQESGRLKYTGHSTGVSKPVCVKPVYL
- a CDS encoding DUF2062 domain-containing protein — protein: MNTQKRKTNRWARLTRVMKLNFLKLLRAPGGAHKVSTGFAIGFGLELIVISTASLIYLVFYPIVRLSGGSVPAAIVGNVIGKLTFLPIILMPLAKQIGSWILPAHSMGQGLVHESAFMELFRGNWSAVSELLLGGLDILAGMSVFGVILGVISYFVVKFFYVRALNRRYERRLEKRRQADIASVSPPVLIRKPSQS
- a CDS encoding AraC family transcriptional regulator — encoded protein: MGIQNDIKLWDQVQVRVLDVRLISLATHEFIRNYVLPTSAFVYVQGRSQVWLDEEVWTTNQFLLLHGGKGRHLTLEASGVTEVHLILYKSTLPSNVLVEYRMMLNQRNPFEESWATVPDHTLELRELVRNIHECWSGQERVGKIQVKVYFFQLVELVLLQRSRMYNEVQQPSLTDQVLRYIKAHYRESISLDLLAQSLSYSPQYVSRKFKEQTGCTPTEYVIRLRMGEARSLLASTEASLQEVAAYVGYMDPFYFNRIFKKETGITPGQYRLKQRENSKSVSKSTLNATNESIVTGGDERYPLIDDDNHYQYKGDEEINMFNHFKSAIMSLALVLTLSACGTAQQGAETSEVAAEPEQPAVVETQMVNTTFGEVEIPAHPERVAAIDYLGTVLALGVKPIGGGQFLMNSPYLEGHMDGLETIGDSVEQLMELEPDLIITLNPDKAAYEKYSKIAPTVSIASITFQTLKDEVNYFGKVLGKEAEAEKWLSDFDEEVAKIKQEVQSVVPADATFSVMQEYDRQVFIFGNQSGRGGRNIYELLGLQAPKNIPSELMQGAYHEFSIELLSKYAGDYIVLTSNSQLKELQADPIWGSLPAIKNGKVYIWTEEQSWFRDPIALLKQTQDLAEWIIGLNTPSK
- a CDS encoding DeoR/GlpR family DNA-binding transcription regulator, which translates into the protein MLVAERYEKIVEWVDTQGSMRVTELSERCGVTEETIRRDLDKLEQAGRLRRSHGGAVSVKYKDELQSEIPYPERAVAHAEEKRRIASEAVKMVESGDRIALDASTTAWYMAAGLPNIPLTVLTNSIKVAAELSNKEQIRVIATGGQLASKSLSFVGPLAERSLDAYHVDKVFLSCKGVHLTKGISESNELQALVKQKMIHIADEVILLADSSKFNIQAFTRVAEMSSVGKVITDQGVDEEHVSALIEQNITCIRV